One stretch of Poecilia reticulata strain Guanapo unplaced genomic scaffold, Guppy_female_1.0+MT scaffold_410, whole genome shotgun sequence DNA includes these proteins:
- the ucn3l gene encoding urocortin 3, like — protein MLSSLKTLLLLSVLCAPTSSLCLRLYQSGSDLLCNDHMTLGARSEESEPGYSPVDAWASLLQSADYLSSSTSSSSAESSREKRTSSPANYRFMSRTKLRGQMLRNNIKGDRRSRLTLSLDVPTNIMNVLFDVAKAKNLRAKAAENARLLAQIGRRK, from the coding sequence ATGCTGTCGTCCCTGaagactctgctgctgctctccgtCCTGTGCGCACCGACCTCCAGCCTGTGCCTGCGCCTCTACCAGAGCGGCTCCGACCTTCTGTGCAACGACCACATGACTCTGGGGGCTCGAAGTGAGGAGAGCGAGCCGGGCTACTCCCCCGTGGATGCCTGGGCTTCCCTCCTGCAGTCCGCGGACTATCTCTCCTCATCCACCTCCTCGTCCTCTGCAGAGTCCAGTCGGGAAAAAAGGACTTCAAGTCCCGCAAACTACCGCTTCATGAGCCGGACGAAGCTCAGAGGGCAGATGCTCCGCAACAACATCAAAGGGGACCGGAGGAGCAGACTGACCCTGTCCCTGGATGTCCCAACCAACATCATGAATGTCCTCTTTGACGTGGCCAAAGCCAAGAACCTGCGCGCAAAAGCGGCGGAGAACGCGCGACTCCTGGCGCAGATTGGACGGAGGAAATGA